Within the Bacteroidota bacterium genome, the region ATTCAAGAACTTCTCGAAAAATATAATACATACAAAACTACTTTTCAGAAAGATACTGCATGGAAAGAAAATGATGTTCTCGTTCAGAAATATTTGGCTAAGACTCTTGAACTAATTCGGGATAAAGGACGGGAAGGATTTTATGCCGGTGCAACTGCCGATAAAATAGTTTCAGAAATGCAAAAATCAGATGGACTAATTTCGCACAATGACCTGAAAAACTATTCATCTGTTTGGCGAAAACCGATTATGACAGACTACAAGGCGTACAAAACATTTTCGATGGCTCCACCTTCGAGCGGTGGAATTGCTTTGTCGCAATTGCTCGGCATGGTTGAGAATTTCGATGTTTCAAAAATGGGCTTTCATTCTGCAGAATCTATTCATCTTTTCACCGAAGCAGAAAGACGAGTATATGCCGACAGAGCTGAATTTCTGGGAGATCCCGATTTTACTTTTGTTCCTGCAGAAGGCTTGTTGCAAAAACAATATATCGAATACAGGATGCAAGATTTCGATCCCAAAAAAGCCTCAGAATCAATAAACATTAATCATGGGCAAGCATTTAGCGAAAGCGAAGAAACAACACATTATTCAATTGTTGACAAATGGCGAAATGCAGTTTCTGCTACCACTACGCTGAACCGGAGCTATGGCTCAAAAATCATAGTAGAAGGAGCAGGATTTTTCCTAAATAACGAAATGGACGATTTCAGTGCAAAACCCGGCATCCCAAATTCTTACGGATTGGTCGGCGGCGAAGCAAATTCAATAGAAGCGAACAAACGAATGCTTAGCTCTATGACACCTACAATTCTCGAAAAAGACAACGAGTTGTTCATGGTGCTGGGTTCGCCAGGAGGTTCAACCATCATTACCTCAGTTTTTCAAACCATAATGAATGTTGCCGAATTTGAAATGACAATGCAGGAAGCAGTTTCCGCAAAAAGATTTCATCATCAGTGGCTACCCGATGTGATTTATTTTGAAGAAGGAGCAATTGACAGCAGCCGGATTTTTCATCTCGAAAAAATGCAACATAAACTACAAAAAAGGTTGCCGATAGGACGTGTAGATGCAATTCTTGTTTTGCCCGACAATAATCTGGAAGGTGGTGCCGATCCGCGTGGCGATGATGTTGCTGTTGGGTATTAGCTGTTAGCTGTCAGCAAATTGCCAGCAGTCAATAGCATTTAAGCTCCAACAGCCCGCCTCACAATTTTAGAGCCATACTTTCTTTTCAGCAAATCCATTGCCATATGAAGTTTTATCATTTCGGGAGTGTCCTCGAAAAGGTTAAGTTGCTGAACTCCATGTACAAGATTGCTAAAACGAACACCAACCAATCGTATAAGCATTCGCCTTTGGTATAACTTTTTGAAAAGTTCTTTTACAATATCAATTAGTACATGATCAAAAGATGTATAAGCAATTCGTTTTTGCATAGTGTGCGTATCGAAATTTGAGTAGCGAATTTTCACTGTTACGCAAGCCGTAAGTTTTTGCTTTTTCCTCAACTGAAAACCAATTTTTTCGACCATAGTAACCAAAAGGTCATTTATGTATTTAATATCGATGCAATCTTTCTCGAAAGTCCGTTCGGTGCTTATCGATTTTCTTTCAGAGTAGGGTTCAATTGGTGTAGAATCTATCCCGTTTGCTCTTTTCCACAACACAATGCCGTTTTTTCCCAGCACTTTTTCAAGCATTTCGGGAGGAATAAGGCTAAGTGTTTTTATTGTAGAAATACCCATAGAACGCAGAAGCCGAAAAGTTTTGTTCCCGAGCATCGGAATTTTCCTAATCGACAATGGATAAAGAAATGGCTTGACATTTTCTTCGGGAACTTGCAATTCGCCATTAGGTTTTGCTTCGCCTGTGGCAATTTTAGATATGGTTTTGTTCACCGACAAACCAAAAGAAATGGGCAAGCCCGTATTTTCAATAATTGTGCTACGAAGTTCTTTAGTCCATGTGAGCGAGCCAAAAAATTTGTCCATTCCTGTAATATCAATATAATGCTCGTCGATAGATGCTTTTTCGAAAACCGGAGATTTTTCGGCAATTATTTCCGAAACCAAATTCGAATATTTGCTATACTGCTCGTGGTCGCCCCTTATGAGCATTGCATCGGGGCAAAGGTTTCGGGCAAGTTTCATTGGCATTCCGGAACTTACTCCGAATAGACGGGTCTCGTAGCTGCAACTCGAAACTACTCCCCTATCTGAAGTTCCGCCAATAATTATAGGTTTTCCTTCCAGATTGCTGTTTAGCAAACGTTCTACAGAAACAAAAAATGTATCTAAATCGAAATGTACTACTGTTCTCATGGGAGGCGGAAATTATGAATTAGGAATTAGAAATTGGATGCAAGATGCACGATGCTGGATACAAGATACTGGATATTCAATCTTCAATATCCAACACGGAATATCCAACATCCAAGTATTTTGGTTCTGATTTTTGATAATTAATGGCTCTAAGAAGACGACAATAACTTCGTTATGCTTGAATTTTTAATCAGTCATTTACAAAAGTAAACTCCTGAGTTCCAAATTCTTCACAAGCCTTGTTCTTGCCGTCTTCTTAGAGCCATTTGAAGAAAATGGAGTTTTCTTAGAAGCACTAATTAGAAATTTACTTTTCATAATTCATTTTTTTTAATTACCTTTGATTATTATTTAATCATTTTATTGCTTACAATATAATCATTTTTATTGAAATAAAAAAATAGAATTAGTAAAAAAATAAACAAATATGATTTTAAATTTCCTGTATCCTATATCCAGCATCCTGCATCTTACATTCTGCATCTTGCATCCAATTTCTAATTTCTAATTTCCAATCCATCATGAAATTCAGTTCAAATATTAAACTTTTGCGAAAGCGAAAAGGCAGAACCCAGGACGAAATGGCTATGACGCTAAAAATGAAGCGTTCTACTTTGAGTGGTTACGAAAATGAAATTGCACGACCGAATATTTCGGCACTGATTGCTTTATCAGAATATTTTGAAGTGTCGATTGATACGCTTGTAAAAACCGATTTAAGCTTGCTTTCGGAGAGCCAACTTTCCGAATTGGAAAGAGGAAATGACATTTATATTAAAGGAAGTCAATTGAGAGTTTTGACAACAACTGTAGATAGCAGAAACAACGAAAACATAGAATTGGTACACGAGAAAGCAAAAGCCGGCTATACATCAGGTTTTGCCGATCCGGAATTTATTAAAGAACTGCCGGCTTTTAATTTGCCCTTTCTTTCGAAAGAAAAAAAATACAGAACATTCCAAATAAATGGCGATTCGATGCTGCCAATTACCGATGGCTCGTGGATAACTGCCGAGTTTGTGCAAAACTGGAATACCATAAAAAGTGGAGAAGCATATATTATTCTGACAGTTAACGATGGAATTGTTTTTAAAGTAGCAGAAAACAAAATTGCCAGCAGCAGAAAGTTGATTCTATCATCGTTGAATCCATTATACAAACCCTACGAATTGAAAATAGAGGATGTAAAAGAAGTTTGGAAATTTATCCATTTCATAAATTCCGACCTGC harbors:
- a CDS encoding LexA family transcriptional regulator, with amino-acid sequence MKFSSNIKLLRKRKGRTQDEMAMTLKMKRSTLSGYENEIARPNISALIALSEYFEVSIDTLVKTDLSLLSESQLSELERGNDIYIKGSQLRVLTTTVDSRNNENIELVHEKAKAGYTSGFADPEFIKELPAFNLPFLSKEKKYRTFQINGDSMLPITDGSWITAEFVQNWNTIKSGEAYIILTVNDGIVFKVAENKIASSRKLILSSLNPLYKPYELKIEDVKEVWKFIHFINSDLPDANIPQEELQKTVANLKNEVNLIKMKIETL
- the dinB gene encoding DNA polymerase IV yields the protein MRTVVHFDLDTFFVSVERLLNSNLEGKPIIIGGTSDRGVVSSCSYETRLFGVSSGMPMKLARNLCPDAMLIRGDHEQYSKYSNLVSEIIAEKSPVFEKASIDEHYIDITGMDKFFGSLTWTKELRSTIIENTGLPISFGLSVNKTISKIATGEAKPNGELQVPEENVKPFLYPLSIRKIPMLGNKTFRLLRSMGISTIKTLSLIPPEMLEKVLGKNGIVLWKRANGIDSTPIEPYSERKSISTERTFEKDCIDIKYINDLLVTMVEKIGFQLRKKQKLTACVTVKIRYSNFDTHTMQKRIAYTSFDHVLIDIVKELFKKLYQRRMLIRLVGVRFSNLVHGVQQLNLFEDTPEMIKLHMAMDLLKRKYGSKIVRRAVGA
- the ggt gene encoding gamma-glutamyltransferase, producing MVVSAHLEASKIGVEILKQGGSAIDAAIAVEFALAVCYPAAGNIGGGGFMLIRQSDGNVSTLDYREKAPQLAQRDMYLDSIGEIIPYKSLYSSQAVGVPGTVDGMIKAHEKFGTLDFSELIQPAINLAKNGFRITAKQAESFNYIQELLEKYNTYKTTFQKDTAWKENDVLVQKYLAKTLELIRDKGREGFYAGATADKIVSEMQKSDGLISHNDLKNYSSVWRKPIMTDYKAYKTFSMAPPSSGGIALSQLLGMVENFDVSKMGFHSAESIHLFTEAERRVYADRAEFLGDPDFTFVPAEGLLQKQYIEYRMQDFDPKKASESININHGQAFSESEETTHYSIVDKWRNAVSATTTLNRSYGSKIIVEGAGFFLNNEMDDFSAKPGIPNSYGLVGGEANSIEANKRMLSSMTPTILEKDNELFMVLGSPGGSTIITSVFQTIMNVAEFEMTMQEAVSAKRFHHQWLPDVIYFEEGAIDSSRIFHLEKMQHKLQKRLPIGRVDAILVLPDNNLEGGADPRGDDVAVGY